Proteins from a single region of Paraflavitalea devenefica:
- a CDS encoding phosphoribosyltransferase family protein: protein MAKNYILDADTANRKMQRMAYEIVENNLEERQLILAGIRESGSVIARNIQQLLKQISDLPTELITIALDKKKPAEVIVSPSLDFNDKVVIIIDDVANSGKTLLYAMKPLLAFHPRKIQTLALVERTHKAFPVSTDYVGLSVATTLQEHIFVETEGEQVKGAYME, encoded by the coding sequence ATGGCAAAGAACTATATCCTGGATGCAGATACAGCCAACAGGAAGATGCAACGGATGGCGTATGAGATTGTAGAGAATAACCTGGAAGAGCGCCAGCTTATCCTGGCTGGTATCCGGGAGAGCGGCAGCGTGATAGCCCGCAACATACAGCAATTGTTGAAGCAGATCAGCGACCTCCCCACAGAGCTGATCACGATCGCGCTGGACAAAAAGAAACCTGCAGAAGTTATCGTAAGTCCTTCCCTCGATTTTAACGATAAAGTGGTGATCATTATTGATGATGTGGCCAATAGCGGCAAAACACTGCTCTATGCCATGAAGCCCCTCCTGGCCTTTCATCCGCGGAAGATCCAGACACTGGCGCTGGTAGAACGCACCCACAAAGCCTTCCCGGTAAGTACTGATTATGTGGGTCTCTCTGTAGCTACCACTTTACAGGAACATATTTTTGTAGAAACGGAAGGAGAACAAGTGAAAGGCGCTTATATGGAGTAG
- a CDS encoding DUF2279 domain-containing protein: protein MHPPPVQHPNRKWLVAGAHAALWGGSYIALNKAWYADYPKESFHFFNDNREWSQMDKAGHVWTAYQMSRFSGALWQWAGLNPKKSAWLGGISGVAYQSIIEIQDGFSSEWGFSWGDMAANVTGSALYVAQELLWQEQRLQVKMSYWPYDYNSPELTARRNQLFGKSIPERMLKDYNSQTYWLSANLHSFMPDSRLPKWLNLAVGYAAKGMLGGYDNKWVDKAGIVHNRNDIARCRHFYLSPDIDLTKIRTKSKFLRSAFFVLNMIKIPAPALELSSNGKFRGHLIHF from the coding sequence ATGCACCCTCCGCCTGTACAACATCCCAATAGAAAGTGGCTGGTAGCAGGCGCCCACGCAGCCCTCTGGGGCGGTTCTTATATAGCCCTGAACAAAGCCTGGTATGCTGATTATCCGAAAGAATCATTTCACTTCTTCAATGATAACCGGGAATGGAGTCAGATGGATAAAGCCGGCCATGTGTGGACAGCTTACCAGATGAGCCGGTTCTCGGGCGCCCTGTGGCAATGGGCAGGTCTGAACCCTAAAAAAAGCGCCTGGCTGGGCGGCATCAGCGGGGTGGCCTACCAAAGCATTATTGAGATACAGGATGGATTTTCCAGTGAATGGGGCTTTAGCTGGGGCGATATGGCAGCTAATGTAACCGGCTCTGCCCTCTATGTAGCCCAGGAGCTGTTATGGCAGGAACAACGGCTGCAGGTAAAGATGAGTTATTGGCCCTATGATTATAACAGCCCTGAACTCACTGCCCGCCGGAACCAGCTTTTTGGGAAAAGTATCCCGGAAAGGATGCTGAAAGATTATAATTCACAAACCTACTGGCTCAGCGCCAATCTCCATTCTTTTATGCCCGACAGCAGGCTACCCAAATGGCTCAACCTGGCCGTGGGGTATGCAGCCAAAGGTATGCTGGGCGGATACGACAACAAGTGGGTAGACAAAGCCGGCATAGTCCATAACAGGAATGATATAGCCCGTTGCAGGCATTTTTACCTGAGCCCCGATATAGACCTCACCAAAATAAGAACGAAGAGTAAATTCCTGCGCTCTGCCTTTTTTGTGCTTAATATGATCAAGATACCTGCCCCTGCGTTGGAGCTTAGTTCGAATGGGAAGTTCCGGGGACATTTAATTCACTTCTGA
- a CDS encoding DinB family protein — translation MQLQQAVNTVFVQLAESLEQISQQEYIQPCKTLFNNTIGQHVRHVIELFQCLEKGYEHGVVNYEKRKRDLDIETDKALASRLLLEIHNGLGRSNKELILEATYDDHSTEPITIDTNYFREVAYNLEHTIHHMALIRVGLTEVTTITLPENFGVASSTVKYKKQQCAQ, via the coding sequence ATGCAATTACAACAAGCTGTCAATACAGTATTTGTACAGCTTGCTGAGTCTTTAGAACAGATTTCTCAGCAAGAATATATTCAGCCATGTAAAACGTTGTTCAATAATACCATTGGACAGCACGTGCGTCATGTGATCGAATTGTTCCAGTGTCTTGAGAAAGGGTATGAGCATGGCGTGGTGAATTATGAAAAAAGAAAACGTGACCTGGATATCGAAACCGATAAAGCGCTGGCCAGTCGCCTGTTGTTGGAGATTCACAATGGACTGGGCAGGTCCAACAAAGAACTCATCCTGGAGGCCACGTATGACGATCATTCTACCGAACCTATTACTATTGACACCAACTATTTCCGGGAGGTAGCCTACAACCTGGAGCATACCATCCATCATATGGCGCTCATCCGCGTAGGGCTCACCGAGGTCACGACCATTACCCTGCCGGAGAATTTCGGCGTAGCTTCTTCTACGGTTAAGTATAAAAAGCAGCAATGTGCACAGTAA
- a CDS encoding YceI family protein, translating to MIRKIVVLLAGIVCFTVAHSQTYVPLGDSSRIAFSIKNLGIKVNGSFSGLQGTITFDPNQPENSRFNVEIDAASVNTGNAKRDEHLRQEDFFDVKNYPKIKFVSTKVTAGGRAGTFFMEGILTIKDRSLPLSFPFTVTPTADGYRMEGTAGLRRKPFTVGKTSTISDKLTVSLNVLVKRA from the coding sequence ATGATCAGAAAGATAGTTGTGTTACTGGCAGGTATTGTTTGTTTTACAGTTGCCCATTCCCAGACCTATGTTCCCCTGGGCGACAGCTCCCGGATCGCCTTCTCTATCAAAAACCTGGGCATTAAGGTCAATGGGTCTTTTTCAGGTTTGCAGGGTACCATCACTTTCGATCCCAACCAGCCGGAAAATAGTCGTTTTAACGTGGAAATTGACGCTGCTTCCGTGAATACCGGCAATGCCAAACGGGATGAACACCTGCGGCAGGAAGACTTTTTCGATGTTAAGAACTATCCAAAAATAAAATTCGTATCTACAAAGGTTACAGCAGGTGGAAGGGCTGGCACATTTTTTATGGAAGGTATTCTGACTATCAAGGACAGATCTTTGCCGCTTTCTTTCCCCTTTACCGTTACACCCACTGCAGACGGGTACAGGATGGAAGGAACAGCGGGCCTACGCAGAAAACCTTTTACTGTCGGCAAAACCAGTACTATATCCGATAAGCTGACGGTTTCCTTGAATGTGCTTGTCAAAAGGGCATAA
- a CDS encoding LysE family translocator has protein sequence MKLLRILCTGLFISFLGTLPLGTLNVAAMQISVTDGIRPALYFALGALLVEMVYVRLSLVAMDWVRKQKRLFRWLEWLTLLIITALAITTFVAAAHPSGSGKNVILSSTMHRFFLGITMSAVNPMQIPFWFGWSTVLFTKKVLLPQSDHYNMYILGIGTGTFIGNCIFIYGGHLMLDRLNANENVVNWIIGGIFAITAIIQGWRMWRHKDPAEKL, from the coding sequence ATGAAACTGTTACGCATACTTTGTACGGGTCTTTTTATTAGTTTTTTAGGGACCTTACCCCTGGGTACCCTGAATGTGGCTGCTATGCAGATCTCGGTCACGGATGGCATACGGCCCGCCCTCTATTTTGCCCTGGGTGCTTTGCTGGTAGAGATGGTATATGTACGGCTATCACTGGTGGCCATGGATTGGGTGCGCAAACAAAAGAGGCTGTTCCGCTGGCTGGAATGGCTTACCCTGCTCATCATTACTGCCCTGGCCATTACCACATTTGTAGCGGCAGCTCATCCGTCTGGTTCCGGAAAGAACGTGATCCTCAGCAGCACCATGCACCGTTTTTTCCTGGGCATCACCATGAGCGCGGTCAACCCCATGCAGATACCTTTCTGGTTTGGATGGAGTACGGTATTATTTACCAAAAAAGTCTTACTGCCTCAGAGTGATCATTACAATATGTATATATTGGGCATAGGTACCGGCACCTTCATCGGTAATTGTATCTTCATCTATGGCGGTCACCTGATGCTAGACCGGTTGAATGCCAACGAAAATGTGGTGAACTGGATCATTGGTGGCATCTTCGCCATTACCGCTATTATCCAAGGCTGGCGTATGTGGCGGCATAAAGACCCGGCGGAGAAGCTGTAG
- a CDS encoding (Fe-S)-binding protein, whose translation MSYLQQILFVIAAVVAVWLFSRKAIQIRRNILLGKDEPYNDHPSDRWRNVFLLALGQKKMFRRPLVAFMHFIIYAGFIIINIEVGEIFIDGVIGTHRLFAGWLGGFYTFLINAFEFLAIGVIAVCVAFLARRNILKLKRFISKDLDGWPRSDANYILITEIILMTLFLTLNASDTLLQSRGYGHYAEHITGNFAFSQWLHPLLNGLSNEALVAVERACWWLHILGIFAFLNYLPYSKHLHILLAFPNAYYTRLEPKGLMRNMPEIQHEVLYAMQPELAPTNATPPEKFGAKDVMDLSWRNLMDAYSCTECGRCSSACPATQTGKALSPRKIMMDTRDRLEEVGQNINTNGEFKDDGKTLLHNYITTEELRACTTCNACVEECPVSISPLEIILELRRSLIMEESNAPQEWNGMFGNIENNFAPWKFSPDDRDKWAEELKA comes from the coding sequence ATGTCATACCTGCAGCAGATATTGTTTGTTATTGCGGCCGTTGTGGCCGTTTGGTTGTTTTCCCGTAAGGCCATTCAGATCCGTAGGAACATTCTATTGGGCAAAGACGAGCCCTATAATGACCATCCGTCCGATCGGTGGAGAAACGTATTCCTGCTGGCTTTAGGGCAAAAGAAAATGTTCCGCAGGCCGCTGGTGGCGTTCATGCACTTTATCATCTATGCAGGCTTTATCATTATCAATATCGAAGTAGGGGAAATATTCATTGATGGCGTCATTGGCACACACCGCCTGTTTGCCGGCTGGCTGGGAGGTTTTTATACCTTCCTCATTAATGCCTTTGAGTTCCTGGCAATAGGAGTGATTGCTGTGTGCGTAGCTTTCCTGGCCCGCAGGAATATCCTTAAATTAAAACGCTTCATCAGTAAGGACCTGGATGGATGGCCCCGGAGTGATGCCAATTACATCCTCATTACCGAGATCATCCTCATGACGCTCTTCCTTACCCTCAATGCGTCAGATACCTTATTACAATCCCGCGGTTATGGGCACTATGCAGAGCATATCACCGGCAATTTTGCCTTTTCACAATGGCTGCATCCTCTCCTGAACGGGCTTAGCAATGAAGCACTGGTGGCAGTAGAGCGTGCCTGCTGGTGGCTGCACATCCTCGGCATCTTTGCTTTCCTGAATTACCTGCCATACTCCAAGCACCTGCACATCTTACTGGCATTTCCCAATGCCTATTATACCCGTCTGGAACCCAAGGGACTGATGCGCAATATGCCGGAGATACAGCATGAAGTATTGTACGCCATGCAGCCTGAACTGGCGCCTACCAACGCTACACCACCTGAAAAATTCGGCGCTAAAGATGTGATGGACCTTAGCTGGCGCAACCTGATGGATGCCTATAGCTGTACCGAATGCGGCCGCTGCAGCAGTGCTTGCCCAGCCACCCAGACCGGTAAAGCCCTTTCACCCCGTAAGATCATGATGGATACCCGCGACCGGCTGGAAGAAGTAGGACAGAACATCAATACCAACGGGGAATTTAAAGACGACGGCAAAACGTTATTACACAACTATATCACCACGGAAGAATTAAGGGCCTGCACCACCTGCAATGCCTGTGTGGAAGAATGTCCTGTCAGCATTAGTCCACTGGAAATCATCCTCGAACTGCGCCGCTCCCTTATCATGGAAGAAAGCAATGCGCCCCAGGAATGGAATGGCATGTTTGGCAATATCGAAAACAACTTTGCCCCCTGGAAATTCAGTCCGGATGACAGAGATAAATGGGCAGAAGAACTGAAAGCGTAA
- a CDS encoding phospho-sugar mutase, whose amino-acid sequence MDVAIQDKVSAWLTGNFDQATKEEIKKLQAENPNELTESFYRSLEFGTGGLRGIMGIGTNRMNKYTVGMATQGFANYLKKTYPGGVIRIAIAHDSRNNSRFFAEIVANVMGANGIKVFLFEALRPTPELSFAIRHLGCQGGVVCTASHNPKEYNGYKAYWSDGGQLVPPHDKNVILEVEKIASVDDVQWEGGKANISLIGKELDEAYINMVKSLSVYPEVIARQHDLKIVYTPIHGTGITLVPEVLKRFGFTNVTIVQEQAVPDGNFPTVVYPNPEESEAMSIGLKKAKELDADILLGTDPDADRVGIAIKDKQGNWVLMNGNQTAVLAFNYLIEARKAKGIAQANDMVVKTIVTTDMIDNIAAKNNIKCYNVLTGFKWIAELIKEKEAAENYVIGGEESYGLMIGSQLRDKDAVSAVAFLCEMAAYEKDKGRTLYDKLIDLYVQYGFFKEHLISITKKGMNGQKEIADMMETYRSNPPQTINGSPVVKLLDYELRQGKNLQTGEEWEIKLPKSNVLQFILADGSKISARPSGTEPKIKFYFSVNTKLDNAANFDKVHTELNARIDGIIKDMQLK is encoded by the coding sequence ATGGATGTAGCAATACAGGACAAAGTGAGCGCCTGGCTGACCGGCAATTTCGATCAGGCCACCAAAGAGGAGATCAAAAAGTTACAGGCGGAAAATCCCAATGAGCTGACAGAAAGCTTTTACCGGAGCCTTGAATTTGGTACCGGCGGTTTGCGCGGTATCATGGGCATAGGCACCAACCGTATGAATAAATATACGGTGGGCATGGCCACACAAGGTTTTGCCAATTACCTCAAAAAAACATATCCCGGTGGTGTTATACGCATCGCCATTGCACATGATAGCCGCAACAACAGCCGCTTCTTTGCAGAGATCGTAGCCAATGTGATGGGCGCCAATGGTATTAAAGTATTCCTCTTTGAAGCGCTGCGTCCTACACCTGAATTGTCTTTTGCCATCCGTCACCTCGGATGCCAGGGCGGGGTAGTATGTACTGCTTCCCACAATCCCAAAGAATACAATGGTTATAAAGCCTATTGGAGCGATGGCGGACAATTGGTGCCGCCCCATGATAAAAATGTGATCCTTGAAGTGGAAAAGATCGCTTCGGTGGATGATGTACAATGGGAAGGCGGCAAAGCCAACATCTCCCTCATTGGAAAAGAATTGGATGAGGCCTACATCAACATGGTAAAAAGCCTGAGCGTATATCCGGAAGTGATTGCCCGGCAGCATGACCTGAAGATCGTGTACACGCCCATACACGGCACCGGTATTACCCTGGTGCCCGAAGTATTGAAGCGTTTTGGATTTACCAATGTCACCATCGTACAGGAACAGGCAGTGCCCGATGGGAACTTCCCCACGGTAGTATATCCCAATCCCGAAGAGAGTGAAGCCATGAGCATTGGTCTGAAGAAAGCCAAAGAGCTGGATGCCGATATCCTGCTGGGTACTGATCCCGATGCCGACCGTGTAGGTATTGCCATTAAGGACAAGCAGGGCAACTGGGTGCTGATGAATGGTAACCAAACCGCCGTACTGGCCTTCAACTACCTCATTGAAGCACGCAAAGCAAAAGGCATTGCGCAGGCCAATGATATGGTGGTGAAAACAATTGTTACCACCGATATGATTGACAATATTGCCGCTAAGAATAACATCAAGTGTTACAATGTACTCACCGGCTTTAAATGGATTGCCGAGCTCATCAAGGAAAAAGAAGCGGCTGAGAACTATGTGATCGGCGGTGAAGAAAGCTATGGATTAATGATCGGTTCCCAGTTGCGCGATAAGGATGCGGTATCTGCCGTAGCCTTCCTCTGTGAGATGGCGGCTTATGAAAAAGACAAAGGCCGCACACTATATGATAAGCTGATTGATCTGTACGTGCAATATGGCTTCTTTAAAGAGCACCTGATCTCCATTACCAAAAAAGGCATGAATGGCCAGAAGGAGATTGCCGATATGATGGAAACCTATCGCAGCAATCCGCCTCAAACCATCAATGGTTCTCCGGTGGTGAAGCTGCTGGATTATGAATTGCGCCAAGGGAAGAACCTGCAAACAGGAGAGGAGTGGGAGATCAAATTGCCCAAATCGAATGTGTTGCAATTCATCCTGGCCGATGGCAGTAAGATCTCAGCCCGTCCCAGTGGCACAGAGCCCAAGATCAAGTTCTACTTCAGTGTCAATACGAAGCTGGACAATGCCGCCAACTTTGATAAAGTGCATACTGAGCTCAATGCCCGCATTGATGGTATTATAAAAGATATGCAATTGAAATAG
- a CDS encoding D-alanine--D-alanine ligase, which yields MNVLRSILHRPFFIRLLNWEYWSFTAVYLWIYPCWILICLRARSFFFFAAANPRIKNGGFLNESKQDLVALIPEQYHPKTAFFDLPANGDIVWKELQRKGLSFPLIGKPNVGGRGRGVKVLKEEADVKAYAAQACLDFHIQEYVPWKNEVGIFYYRYPGEASGVISGIVKKEFLSVTGNGRHTIRQLLEQDKRALMYMASLENMHGEGLQEVLPAGEKRIVSPYGNHSRGSLFLDHSHLVDAELQATIDTICKQIPEFYYGRLDVRYNTLEELKQARNFAIIEVNGAGAEPTHIYDPRHSIFFAWKEIVRHWFILGRISRMNHRRGHRYLTWKEGVQMFREDKEWSQKLAAMTE from the coding sequence ATGAATGTTTTACGCAGCATCCTGCACAGACCTTTTTTCATTCGATTATTGAACTGGGAATACTGGAGTTTTACAGCCGTTTACCTGTGGATCTATCCATGCTGGATATTGATTTGCCTGCGCGCCCGTTCCTTCTTCTTCTTTGCTGCTGCCAATCCGCGCATTAAAAATGGCGGTTTTCTCAATGAATCCAAACAGGACCTGGTGGCCCTGATACCGGAACAATACCACCCTAAAACAGCCTTTTTCGACCTGCCTGCCAATGGGGACATTGTATGGAAAGAGTTGCAACGTAAAGGGCTGTCGTTCCCACTCATCGGCAAGCCCAATGTAGGTGGCCGTGGCCGTGGGGTAAAGGTGCTGAAAGAGGAGGCCGATGTAAAAGCGTATGCAGCGCAGGCCTGCCTGGACTTCCATATCCAGGAATATGTGCCCTGGAAAAATGAAGTGGGTATTTTCTATTACCGGTATCCCGGTGAAGCCAGTGGCGTTATTTCAGGTATCGTAAAAAAGGAATTCTTATCGGTAACCGGCAATGGCCGGCATACCATCCGGCAATTGCTGGAGCAGGATAAACGGGCATTGATGTACATGGCCAGCCTGGAAAATATGCATGGTGAAGGCTTGCAGGAAGTGCTGCCGGCAGGGGAGAAGCGGATCGTGTCGCCGTATGGTAATCATTCCCGGGGCTCGCTGTTCCTGGACCATTCACACCTGGTGGATGCGGAACTGCAGGCTACGATAGATACCATTTGCAAACAGATACCGGAGTTTTATTATGGCCGGCTGGATGTGCGCTACAATACGCTGGAAGAGTTAAAGCAGGCCCGCAACTTTGCCATCATTGAAGTGAATGGCGCCGGTGCAGAGCCTACCCATATCTATGATCCCCGGCATTCTATCTTTTTTGCGTGGAAGGAGATCGTGCGGCATTGGTTTATTCTGGGACGCATCAGCCGGATGAACCACCGGCGGGGGCACCGGTACCTTACCTGGAAAGAGGGCGTGCAGATGTTCCGGGAGGACAAGGAATGGTCGCAGAAGCTGGCGGCGATGACTGAATGA
- a CDS encoding NRDE family protein, with amino-acid sequence MCTVTFIPAADKVYLTSNRDEKHWRSPALAPAVYDCSSGKILFPKDADAGGTWIAAHENGNAIVFLNGGWICHTPQPPYRKSRGLILLDLINSAMPYHCFLSLSLDNIEPFTAVIWEDGRLYECRWDGIQKYEKDLDATVPHIWSSVTLYNEEVINKRRRWFESWLREQEIPLQEEILHFHQFTGDGDEHNDLMMNRDGKVFTVSVTSLAITGHAIDIHYLDLKNNQTFAQELAIEKSMVGR; translated from the coding sequence ATGTGCACAGTAACCTTTATTCCGGCTGCAGACAAGGTATATCTTACCTCTAACCGGGATGAAAAACATTGGCGCTCGCCCGCACTGGCCCCCGCCGTGTATGATTGTTCTTCGGGCAAAATATTATTTCCCAAAGATGCCGATGCCGGTGGTACCTGGATAGCCGCCCATGAAAATGGCAATGCCATCGTATTCCTCAATGGCGGCTGGATATGCCATACGCCGCAACCTCCTTACCGCAAAAGCAGGGGACTCATTCTGCTGGACCTGATCAACAGCGCTATGCCCTATCATTGTTTCCTATCCCTGTCACTGGACAATATAGAGCCTTTTACGGCGGTGATCTGGGAAGACGGGCGCCTGTATGAATGCCGCTGGGATGGAATACAGAAATACGAAAAGGACCTGGATGCCACCGTACCGCATATATGGAGCTCCGTTACTTTATACAATGAGGAGGTGATCAATAAGCGCCGCCGCTGGTTTGAAAGCTGGCTGCGGGAACAGGAGATCCCTCTGCAGGAAGAGATCCTGCATTTCCACCAGTTTACCGGTGATGGTGATGAACACAACGATCTTATGATGAACCGCGATGGAAAAGTATTCACGGTAAGCGTTACTTCCCTGGCTATTACCGGCCACGCTATAGACATTCATTACCTTGATTTAAAAAATAATCAGACTTTTGCGCAGGAATTAGCAATTGAAAAATCAATGGTAGGCCGATAA
- a CDS encoding DHCW motif cupin fold protein encodes MEIPPFNFQTIDWTAIPREELPGEQGTVVRQVLFMGNIRVRRVAYSAGYIADHWCSKGHVLHCLEGEMDTELEDGRHFKLTAGMTYLVGDNSEPHRSSTQTGCQLLIVD; translated from the coding sequence ATGGAGATACCCCCGTTCAACTTCCAAACCATTGACTGGACTGCTATTCCCCGCGAAGAGCTGCCTGGTGAACAAGGTACGGTGGTGCGGCAGGTGCTGTTTATGGGTAACATCCGTGTACGCAGGGTTGCTTATTCTGCCGGGTATATAGCCGATCACTGGTGCAGTAAAGGCCATGTGCTCCATTGCCTGGAAGGAGAAATGGATACAGAACTGGAAGATGGCCGCCATTTCAAACTCACTGCAGGCATGACCTATCTTGTGGGCGATAATAGCGAGCCACACCGTTCTTCTACCCAAACAGGTTGCCAGCTTTTGATTGTAGATTAA
- a CDS encoding OmpH family outer membrane protein, whose protein sequence is MQKHFSFVIVALALLLTTGKVNAQVKVGYISLQELIVAMPEFKKANEDMADYQKAIQQQANEYQEAYQRLDSIFVADSAKWTSAQKQVKRKQLNEAYLKSVNFTNQEGPQMIQRREQELLAPIQEKAVTTTQTVAKENGYTYILSKEQLIAFPPGDDVLPLVAKKLNISLTKPAAPAGTTPATTAPKPAGSKP, encoded by the coding sequence ATGCAAAAGCATTTTTCTTTCGTAATTGTTGCGCTGGCCCTGCTGTTGACTACAGGTAAGGTGAATGCGCAGGTGAAGGTGGGCTATATCAGCCTGCAGGAACTGATTGTAGCCATGCCCGAATTCAAGAAAGCCAATGAGGATATGGCCGACTATCAAAAAGCAATACAGCAACAAGCCAATGAATACCAGGAAGCCTATCAAAGGCTGGACAGTATTTTTGTGGCCGACTCTGCCAAATGGACTTCTGCTCAAAAACAGGTGAAGCGCAAGCAACTGAATGAAGCTTACCTGAAATCGGTGAACTTCACTAACCAGGAAGGGCCTCAAATGATACAAAGAAGAGAGCAGGAGTTGCTGGCCCCTATCCAGGAGAAAGCGGTGACCACTACGCAAACCGTAGCTAAAGAAAATGGTTATACTTATATTCTTTCCAAAGAGCAACTGATCGCGTTTCCTCCGGGCGATGATGTGCTGCCACTGGTAGCGAAGAAACTGAATATCAGCCTTACTAAACCGGCTGCACCGGCAGGAACAACACCGGCTACAACAGCGCCGAAGCCTGCAGGCTCCAAGCCATAA